Proteins encoded by one window of Pelmatolapia mariae isolate MD_Pm_ZW linkage group LG14, Pm_UMD_F_2, whole genome shotgun sequence:
- the LOC134641729 gene encoding protein IWS1 homolog isoform X1 encodes MDGEEDDLMSGNRSDDGGGTPVQDEHPASDGEEMRSAGRRSEDEGSNDEDDAMVTGGRASGSDNEDCRRADSDSEGEGPGGRDDKSDSEAEAPRPADSDDEDGSSSVKRRMSASEEEEESPEKRRTSGSDNEASSPLKRGASDNEEGASPPPKRRGSSSDVEERPKAAAESDSDNEDAKAAASPEHRSNADSDSDTETPARRKAAQIDSDEEEKREEEGGGEKWKGVMQSDSEEEEEEGRRKAAAGSDGEQQEEEERQQRGDSDEDDEKPVKRKKAILSDSEDEDEEKAEKPVAKRSRAVSDDENSDSDADFGGPDKSLAAKLKELGSDSESEEDDRAKAAGNKDEKALFGSDSDSGEDQEEKMIADIFGESGDEEEEEFTGFNQEDLEGDGKAKQKVQAEEEESDSDEGVDRSGLDTSMMSDFDIMLARRKAMNSKKRRHRDGGTFISDADDVVNAMITKMNEAAEEDRALNSQKKPALKKLMLLPQVVMHLKKQDLKETFIDSGVMSAIKEWISPLPDKSLPALRIREELLRILQELPSVSQETLKHSGIGRAVMFLYKHPKESRANKDLALKLINEWSRPIFGLTSNYKGMTREERQQRDLDQQMPQRRRLSSGGQTPRRDLEKQLTGEEKALRPGDPGFCARARVPMPSNKDYVVRPKWNVEGDSSRGPMRKSLSRVDKQMRRFADIRRLTKTGHAVKISVEGNRMPL; translated from the exons ATGGACGGAGAGGAGGACGATCTAATGTCCGGGAACCGCTCCG ATGATGGAGGCGGCACGCCGGTTCAGGATGAACACCCAGCATCAGATGGCGAGGAGATGAGGAGCGCCGGGCGCCGGTCTGAG gACGAGGGCAGCAACGACGAGGACGACGCCATGGTGACAGGTGGCAGGGCCAGCGGCTCCGACAATGAGGACTGCCGCAGGGCCGACAGCGACTCGGAGGGCGAGGGCCCCGGGGGCCGTGATGACAAAAGTGACTCTGAGGCGGAGGCGCCGAGGCCCGCCGACAGCGACGATGAGGATGGCTCATCTTCAGTGAAACGCAGGATGAGCGCGtccgaggaggaggaggagtcgCCAGAAAAACGCAGGACGAGCGGCTCAGATAACGAGGCCTCATCGCCGCTCAAACGCGGAGCATCCGACAACGAGGAGGGGGCGTCGCCGCCTCCCAAGCGGAGAGGGAGCAGCTCGGATGTGGAGGAGCGGCCCAAAGCGGCTGCAGAAAGCGATTCTGACAACGAGGATGCCAAAGCCGCGGCGTCCCCAGAGCACCGCTCCAACGCCGACAGTGACTCTGACACAGAGACGCCTGCCAGACGCAAGGCGGCGCAGATAGACTCGGACGAGGAGGAGAAAcgggaggaggaaggaggaggggagAAGTGGAAGGGGGTCATGCAGTCAGACagcgaggaggaggaagaggaagggcGGAGGAAGGCTGCAGCAGGAAGTGAtggggagcagcaggaggaagaggagaggcaGCAGAGAGGTGACAGCGATGAGGACGACGAGAAGCCAG TGAAGCGGAAGAAGGCCATCCTGTCCGACAGCGAGGACGAGGACGAGGAGAAGGCGGAGAAACCAG TGGCGAAGAGGAGCCGGGCGGTGTCGGACGACGAGAACTCGGACAGTGACGCCGACTTCGGGGGTCCCGATAAAAGTTTGGCGGCCAAACTGAAAGAGCTCGGCTCAGACAGCGAGAGCGAGGAGGATGACCGAGCGAAGGCGGCGGGGAACAAGGACGAGAAAGCGCTCTTTGGCAGCGACAGCGACTCCGGAGAAGACCAGGAGGA GAAGATGATCGCAGACATCTTTGGCGAGTctggagatgaggaggaggaggagttcaCG GGTTTCAACCAGGAGGACCTGGAGGGCGACGGCAAGGCGAAGCAGAAGGTGcaggcggaggaggaggagtcagACTCTGACGAGGGCGTCGACCGCAGCGGCCTAGA caccAGCATGATGTCAGACTTCGACATCATGCTCGCCCGGAGGAAAGCCATGAACAGCAAGAAGAGGCGGCACCGCGATGGAGGCACGTTCATCAGCGACGCCGACGACGTGGTCAACGCCATGATCACTAAGATGAACGAGGCTGCTGAG gAAGATCGAGCTCTAAACAGCCAGAAGAAACCAGCGCTGAAGAAGCTCATGCTGCTGCCGCAGGTCGTCATGCACCTGAAGAA GCAGGACTTGAAGGAGACGTTCATCGACAGCGGCGTGATGTCGGCCATTAAAGAGTGGATCAGCCCTCTTCCTGACAAATCTCTGCCCGCTCTCAGGATCAGAGAGGAGCTGCTCAGGATACTGCAGGAG CTGCCCAGCGTGAGTCAGGAGACGCTGAAGCACAGCGGCATCGGGCGGGCCGTCATGTTCCTGTACAAACATCCCAAAGAGTCTCGAGCCAACAAAGACCTCGCTCTCAAACTCATCA ACGAGTGGTCGCGGCCGATCTTCGGTCTGACGTCAAACTATAAGGGGATGACGAGAGAGGAGCGGCAGCAGAGAGATCTGGATCAGCAGATGCCTCAGAGACGGCGCCTAAG TTCTGGAGGTCAGACGCCTCGCAGAGACCTGGAGAAGCAGCTGACCGGAGAGGAGAA AGCTCTGCGGCCCGGAGACCCCGGGTTCTGCGCCCGGGCTCGAGTCCCGATGCCCTCGAACAAAGACTACGTGGTTCGACCCAAATGGAACGTGGAGGGGGACTCCAGCAGG
- the LOC134641729 gene encoding protein IWS1 homolog isoform X2: MDGEEDDLMSGNRSDDGGGTPVQDEHPASDGEEMRSAGRRSEDEGSNDEDDAMVTGGRASGSDNEDCRRADSDSEGEGPGGRDDKSDSEAEAPRPADSDDEDGSSSVKRRMSASEEEEESPEKRRTSGSDNEEGASPPPKRRGSSSDVEERPKAAAESDSDNEDAKAAASPEHRSNADSDSDTETPARRKAAQIDSDEEEKREEEGGGEKWKGVMQSDSEEEEEEGRRKAAAGSDGEQQEEEERQQRGDSDEDDEKPVKRKKAILSDSEDEDEEKAEKPVAKRSRAVSDDENSDSDADFGGPDKSLAAKLKELGSDSESEEDDRAKAAGNKDEKALFGSDSDSGEDQEEKMIADIFGESGDEEEEEFTGFNQEDLEGDGKAKQKVQAEEEESDSDEGVDRSGLDTSMMSDFDIMLARRKAMNSKKRRHRDGGTFISDADDVVNAMITKMNEAAEEDRALNSQKKPALKKLMLLPQVVMHLKKQDLKETFIDSGVMSAIKEWISPLPDKSLPALRIREELLRILQELPSVSQETLKHSGIGRAVMFLYKHPKESRANKDLALKLINEWSRPIFGLTSNYKGMTREERQQRDLDQQMPQRRRLSSGGQTPRRDLEKQLTGEEKALRPGDPGFCARARVPMPSNKDYVVRPKWNVEGDSSRGPMRKSLSRVDKQMRRFADIRRLTKTGHAVKISVEGNRMPL, from the exons ATGGACGGAGAGGAGGACGATCTAATGTCCGGGAACCGCTCCG ATGATGGAGGCGGCACGCCGGTTCAGGATGAACACCCAGCATCAGATGGCGAGGAGATGAGGAGCGCCGGGCGCCGGTCTGAG gACGAGGGCAGCAACGACGAGGACGACGCCATGGTGACAGGTGGCAGGGCCAGCGGCTCCGACAATGAGGACTGCCGCAGGGCCGACAGCGACTCGGAGGGCGAGGGCCCCGGGGGCCGTGATGACAAAAGTGACTCTGAGGCGGAGGCGCCGAGGCCCGCCGACAGCGACGATGAGGATGGCTCATCTTCAGTGAAACGCAGGATGAGCGCGtccgaggaggaggaggagtcgCCAGAAAAACGCAGGACGAGCGGCTCAGATAACGAG GAGGGGGCGTCGCCGCCTCCCAAGCGGAGAGGGAGCAGCTCGGATGTGGAGGAGCGGCCCAAAGCGGCTGCAGAAAGCGATTCTGACAACGAGGATGCCAAAGCCGCGGCGTCCCCAGAGCACCGCTCCAACGCCGACAGTGACTCTGACACAGAGACGCCTGCCAGACGCAAGGCGGCGCAGATAGACTCGGACGAGGAGGAGAAAcgggaggaggaaggaggaggggagAAGTGGAAGGGGGTCATGCAGTCAGACagcgaggaggaggaagaggaagggcGGAGGAAGGCTGCAGCAGGAAGTGAtggggagcagcaggaggaagaggagaggcaGCAGAGAGGTGACAGCGATGAGGACGACGAGAAGCCAG TGAAGCGGAAGAAGGCCATCCTGTCCGACAGCGAGGACGAGGACGAGGAGAAGGCGGAGAAACCAG TGGCGAAGAGGAGCCGGGCGGTGTCGGACGACGAGAACTCGGACAGTGACGCCGACTTCGGGGGTCCCGATAAAAGTTTGGCGGCCAAACTGAAAGAGCTCGGCTCAGACAGCGAGAGCGAGGAGGATGACCGAGCGAAGGCGGCGGGGAACAAGGACGAGAAAGCGCTCTTTGGCAGCGACAGCGACTCCGGAGAAGACCAGGAGGA GAAGATGATCGCAGACATCTTTGGCGAGTctggagatgaggaggaggaggagttcaCG GGTTTCAACCAGGAGGACCTGGAGGGCGACGGCAAGGCGAAGCAGAAGGTGcaggcggaggaggaggagtcagACTCTGACGAGGGCGTCGACCGCAGCGGCCTAGA caccAGCATGATGTCAGACTTCGACATCATGCTCGCCCGGAGGAAAGCCATGAACAGCAAGAAGAGGCGGCACCGCGATGGAGGCACGTTCATCAGCGACGCCGACGACGTGGTCAACGCCATGATCACTAAGATGAACGAGGCTGCTGAG gAAGATCGAGCTCTAAACAGCCAGAAGAAACCAGCGCTGAAGAAGCTCATGCTGCTGCCGCAGGTCGTCATGCACCTGAAGAA GCAGGACTTGAAGGAGACGTTCATCGACAGCGGCGTGATGTCGGCCATTAAAGAGTGGATCAGCCCTCTTCCTGACAAATCTCTGCCCGCTCTCAGGATCAGAGAGGAGCTGCTCAGGATACTGCAGGAG CTGCCCAGCGTGAGTCAGGAGACGCTGAAGCACAGCGGCATCGGGCGGGCCGTCATGTTCCTGTACAAACATCCCAAAGAGTCTCGAGCCAACAAAGACCTCGCTCTCAAACTCATCA ACGAGTGGTCGCGGCCGATCTTCGGTCTGACGTCAAACTATAAGGGGATGACGAGAGAGGAGCGGCAGCAGAGAGATCTGGATCAGCAGATGCCTCAGAGACGGCGCCTAAG TTCTGGAGGTCAGACGCCTCGCAGAGACCTGGAGAAGCAGCTGACCGGAGAGGAGAA AGCTCTGCGGCCCGGAGACCCCGGGTTCTGCGCCCGGGCTCGAGTCCCGATGCCCTCGAACAAAGACTACGTGGTTCGACCCAAATGGAACGTGGAGGGGGACTCCAGCAGG
- the wdr74 gene encoding WD repeat-containing protein 74: MGDRSRLCSVWLGSETGILKGVSLSRKQAFNFCNTSHLSRDQEVRALCWGDAAESELLVGCVDATVKTFSVEKGAFTESRSCGDPAEGCFSGLAALGGGALVTCAESGALRVWREEGGDEPVTQVDAGKNVCRMRQSPANPNKVATGGKENGLKIWDLQRPEQPAFSAKNLRDDWLDLRRPYWVRDMAFIPDSDKVVTCTGYHQVHVFDPSSPQRRPVLEAEYGEYPLTAISLTPDGTAVAVGNTQGHIALLDLRKGLVRGCLKGLAGGVRGLQCHASQPLVASCGLDRFLRIHSLEDRKLQHKVYLKSSLNCLLLASQDLQEGGATAGEAESEVKEEEDEGDDVWDAMERVEERQKRKTTEDKETTKKRKKAQD, translated from the exons ATGGGGGACCGGAGCCGGTTGTGCTCCGTGTGGCTCGGCTCGGAGACCGGGATCCTGAAGGGGGTCAGCCTGTCCCGGAAACAGGCCTTCAACTTCTGCAACACGAGCCACCTGAGCCGAGACCAGGAGGTCCGCGCGCTGTGCTGGGGGGACGCGGCGGAGAGCGAGCTGCTGGTGGGCTGCGTGGACGCCACCGTGAAGACGTTCAGCGTGGAAAAGGGCGCGTTCACCGAGAGCCGGAGCTGCGGGGACCCGGCGGAGGGCTGCTTCTCCGGGCTAGCGGCGCTGGGCGGCGGCGCACTGGTCACCTGCGCGGAGAGCGGCGCGCTGCGCGTGTGGAGGGAAGAGGGCGGCGACGAGCCCGTGACACAGGTGGACGCCGGGAAGAACGTGTGCAGGATGCGGCAGAGCCCGGCGAACCCAAACAAGGTGGCCACCGGAGGGAAGGAGAACGGCCTGAAGATCTGGGACCTCCAGAGGCCCGAGCAGCCCGCGTTCAGCGCCAAGAACCTCCGGGACGACTGGCTGGACCTCCGGCGGCCCTACTGGGTCCGGGACATGGCCTTCATCCCGGACTCCGACAAAGTGGTCACCTGCACGGGTTACCACCAG GTGCACGTGTTCGACCCCTCGTCTCCTCAGAGGCGTCCTGTCCTGGAGGCGGAGTACGGCGAGTACCCGCTCACCGCTATCTCTCTGACGCCTGATGGCACCGCGGTGGCGGTGGGCAACACCCAGGGTCACATCGCCCTGCTGGACCTGAGGAAGGGCCTGGTGCGTGGCTGTCTCAAGGGGCTGGCGGGCGGCGTGAGGGGGCTTCAGTGCCACGCTTCCCAGCCATTGGTGGCGTCCTGCGGCCTGGACCGCTTCCTGCGCATCCACAGCCTGGAGGACCGCAAACTGCAGCACAAAGTCTACCTCAAGTCCAGTCTCAACTGCCTCCTGCTCGCCAGCCAAGACCTGCAGGAGGGAGGGGCaactgcaggggaggcggagtCTGAGgtaaaggaggaggaagacgaaGGTGATGATGTGTGGGACGCTATGGAGCGGGTGGAGGAGAGGCAGAAGAGGAAAACGACAGAAGACAAAGAGACAacgaagaagaggaagaaggcaCAGGACTGA